In Daphnia magna isolate NIES linkage group LG6, ASM2063170v1.1, whole genome shotgun sequence, the following are encoded in one genomic region:
- the LOC116924617 gene encoding uncharacterized protein LOC116924617 isoform X2, whose protein sequence is MAAAIKERFFLCALWPLNNFLIATGVLVNQNNSPWKRRLSLFWSFFVLGLTIQSNIYIWITDFKSFNILFSDQDIIIHISLVFSIWPSVNLYLETLESVDFNLGSPKLSHLKRYSLVGLANMLFEVFFFSTFRLYRMLSNSAIIWPLAIQSYIKLFANHWFSVVPVWIYYICGQLHVFYVQKMVVRLNLLNELSRNTTTVHRIVSPRSFTILRSLTQLYSAAELLHHRFSTMLMINSCSTLISMFSASYYLIESFRQGDMIMLCRDSSDMITSFIRFWLMCHTADRIREAAAECIPILRELRDHTAGKADVMASTDRVKVTSFIIEISQLNKNGDRQSLYGSLPLSKRLIIPTMEIIFTYLIIIYQFKDAAH, encoded by the exons ATGGCGGCTGCAATTAAAGAGCGCTTCTTCCTCTGTGCTCTGTGGCCCTTAAATAATTTTCTAATAGCAACAGGCGTTCTGGTAAATCAAAACAATTCACCATGGAAACGTCGTTTATCTCTTTTTTggagtttttttgtgttgggTTTGACGATTCAAAGCAACATTTATATATGGATCACAGACTTCAAGTCTTTCAACATCCTCTTTTCCGATCAGGATATAA TTATTCACATCAGTTTAGTCTTTAGTATCTGGCCGTCAGTGAATTTGTATCTGGAAACTCTCGAATCAGTCGATTTCAATTTGGGTAGCCCAAAGCTGTCACACCTGAAACGATACTCACTCGTTGGTCTAGCGAACATGCTTTTCGAG gttttttttttctcgacgTTTCGACTCTATCGGATGTTATCCAACTCAGCAATTATATGGCCCCTCGCAATTCAGAGTTACATCAAACTATTTGCCAATCATTGGTTTAGCGTTGTACCTGTTTGGATCTACTACATATGCGGCCAACTCCATGTTTTCTACGTCCAGAAAATGGTTGTTAGGTTAAATTTACTTAACGAACTGTCAAGAAACACTACAACTGTGCATCGAATTGTTTCTCCACGTTCATTTACCATCCTGCGATCTCTGACACAACTGTACTCGGCCGCTGAATTGCTCCATCATCGTTTCAGTACAATGTTGATGATAAATTCTTGCTCGACGCTAATCAGCATGTTCTCTGCTTCTTACTATTTGATCGAGTCTTTTCGTCAAGGAGATATGATTATGCTTTGCCGGGACAGCAGTGACATGATAACATCCTTTATTCGATTCTGGCTCATGTGTCATACCGCTGATCGGATACGAGAGGCT GCTGCGGAATGCATCCCAATCCTGCGAGAGTTAAGAGACCACACCGCTGGAAAGGCGGATGTTATGGCTTCTACCGACAGGGTTAAA GTTACGTCATTCATCATTGAAATATCACAGTTGAACAAGAATGGAGATCGACAGAGTTTGTACGGGTCACTACCTTTATCGAAGAGACTTATTATTCCG ACGATGGAGATTATTTTCACGTACCTGATCATCATCTACCAATTCAAAGATGCTGCCCACTGA
- the LOC116924617 gene encoding uncharacterized protein LOC116924617 isoform X1: protein MAAAIKERFFLCALWPLNNFLIATGVLVNQNNSPWKRRLSLFWSFFVLGLTIQSNIYIWITDFKSFNILFSDQDISIDQLIRDVLMIDAIRLIYLVFDAVIHISLVFSIWPSVNLYLETLESVDFNLGSPKLSHLKRYSLVGLANMLFEVFFFSTFRLYRMLSNSAIIWPLAIQSYIKLFANHWFSVVPVWIYYICGQLHVFYVQKMVVRLNLLNELSRNTTTVHRIVSPRSFTILRSLTQLYSAAELLHHRFSTMLMINSCSTLISMFSASYYLIESFRQGDMIMLCRDSSDMITSFIRFWLMCHTADRIREAAAECIPILRELRDHTAGKADVMASTDRVKVTSFIIEISQLNKNGDRQSLYGSLPLSKRLIIPTMEIIFTYLIIIYQFKDAAH, encoded by the exons ATGGCGGCTGCAATTAAAGAGCGCTTCTTCCTCTGTGCTCTGTGGCCCTTAAATAATTTTCTAATAGCAACAGGCGTTCTGGTAAATCAAAACAATTCACCATGGAAACGTCGTTTATCTCTTTTTTggagtttttttgtgttgggTTTGACGATTCAAAGCAACATTTATATATGGATCACAGACTTCAAGTCTTTCAACATCCTCTTTTCCGATCAGGATATAAGTATAGATCAGTTGATTCGCGATGTACTCATGATTGACGCGATTCGGCTAATCTATCTTGTCTTCGATGCAGTTATTCACATCAGTTTAGTCTTTAGTATCTGGCCGTCAGTGAATTTGTATCTGGAAACTCTCGAATCAGTCGATTTCAATTTGGGTAGCCCAAAGCTGTCACACCTGAAACGATACTCACTCGTTGGTCTAGCGAACATGCTTTTCGAG gttttttttttctcgacgTTTCGACTCTATCGGATGTTATCCAACTCAGCAATTATATGGCCCCTCGCAATTCAGAGTTACATCAAACTATTTGCCAATCATTGGTTTAGCGTTGTACCTGTTTGGATCTACTACATATGCGGCCAACTCCATGTTTTCTACGTCCAGAAAATGGTTGTTAGGTTAAATTTACTTAACGAACTGTCAAGAAACACTACAACTGTGCATCGAATTGTTTCTCCACGTTCATTTACCATCCTGCGATCTCTGACACAACTGTACTCGGCCGCTGAATTGCTCCATCATCGTTTCAGTACAATGTTGATGATAAATTCTTGCTCGACGCTAATCAGCATGTTCTCTGCTTCTTACTATTTGATCGAGTCTTTTCGTCAAGGAGATATGATTATGCTTTGCCGGGACAGCAGTGACATGATAACATCCTTTATTCGATTCTGGCTCATGTGTCATACCGCTGATCGGATACGAGAGGCT GCTGCGGAATGCATCCCAATCCTGCGAGAGTTAAGAGACCACACCGCTGGAAAGGCGGATGTTATGGCTTCTACCGACAGGGTTAAA GTTACGTCATTCATCATTGAAATATCACAGTTGAACAAGAATGGAGATCGACAGAGTTTGTACGGGTCACTACCTTTATCGAAGAGACTTATTATTCCG ACGATGGAGATTATTTTCACGTACCTGATCATCATCTACCAATTCAAAGATGCTGCCCACTGA